A window of the Pseudomonas sp. B21_DOA genome harbors these coding sequences:
- a CDS encoding amino acid ABC transporter permease translates to MASSGLELLWVSLPQLAKGAGQTLSISFLSIAISTVGGVLYGVLRTLNVTWLNAILRIYLELFRAIPVLVWLYLLFFGLPIFFGLSLPSFWCAVLVLSLWGASEVGEVARGALHSLPRGQREAGLSIGLNAAQLYGYVLLPQALKRMTPPTINVYTRIIKTSSLAVLIGVVDVIKVGQQIIERTYESVLIYGALFLFFFFICYPLSAASRVLERRWTQA, encoded by the coding sequence ATGGCCAGTTCGGGTCTTGAGTTGCTCTGGGTGTCGTTGCCGCAGCTGGCAAAAGGCGCCGGGCAAACCTTGTCGATCTCGTTTCTGAGCATCGCCATCAGCACCGTCGGCGGTGTGCTCTACGGTGTCCTGCGCACGTTGAACGTAACGTGGCTGAACGCGATTTTGCGCATCTATCTGGAGCTGTTCCGGGCGATACCGGTACTGGTCTGGTTGTACCTGCTGTTCTTCGGTCTGCCGATTTTCTTTGGCCTGAGCCTGCCGAGCTTCTGGTGCGCGGTACTGGTGCTGTCGCTGTGGGGCGCCAGCGAGGTTGGCGAGGTAGCGCGTGGTGCGCTGCATTCGTTGCCGCGCGGACAGCGTGAAGCGGGGCTGTCGATCGGCCTCAATGCAGCGCAACTGTATGGCTACGTGCTGCTGCCGCAAGCACTCAAGCGCATGACGCCGCCGACCATCAACGTCTATACGCGGATCATCAAGACCAGTTCGCTGGCGGTGCTGATCGGCGTGGTCGATGTGATCAAGGTCGGCCAACAGATCATCGAGCGCACCTACGAATCAGTACTGATTTACGGCGCGCTGTTCCTGTTTTTCTTTTTCATCTGCTACCCGCTCTCGGCCGCTTCGCGCGTGCTGGAGCGACGCTGGACGCAAGCATGA
- a CDS encoding alpha/beta hydrolase produces the protein MRNESIRYLIVPGWQGSPEDHWQSHWQNSLPNSARVEQADWLTPRREDWVAALAEAIAADSTPVILIAHSLGCITVAHWAATAPLQYLRQVRGALLVAPADVERPACAPALRNFAPIPTDLLPFPSQVVSSDNDAAVSAPRALELARNWGAEAGILAGAGHINVKSGHQRWEQGFAYLYRLQNRLEHHARRRA, from the coding sequence ATGCGCAATGAATCAATCCGTTACCTGATTGTGCCGGGCTGGCAGGGATCGCCAGAAGATCATTGGCAAAGCCATTGGCAGAACAGCCTGCCGAACAGCGCGCGGGTCGAGCAGGCCGATTGGCTGACGCCGCGCCGTGAGGACTGGGTCGCCGCGCTCGCCGAAGCGATTGCCGCCGACAGCACACCGGTGATCCTCATCGCTCACAGCCTGGGCTGCATCACCGTTGCTCACTGGGCGGCAACTGCGCCGCTGCAATACCTGCGTCAGGTGCGCGGGGCGTTGCTGGTCGCGCCGGCCGACGTCGAGCGTCCTGCCTGCGCGCCGGCACTGCGCAACTTCGCACCGATTCCGACGGATCTGTTGCCATTCCCCAGTCAAGTGGTCAGTTCCGACAACGACGCCGCCGTCAGCGCGCCGCGCGCATTGGAACTGGCGCGCAACTGGGGCGCGGAGGCGGGGATTCTTGCCGGGGCCGGGCACATCAACGTCAAGTCCGGGCATCAGCGCTGGGAGCAGGGGTTTGCCTACCTCTATCGCCTGCAAAACCGCTTGGAACACCACGCCCGCCGTCGCGCCTGA
- a CDS encoding LysR family transcriptional regulator: MHIDLRQLRHFIALVEQRSFVAGAQAVNLSQSAFSRSIQALEHSVGCQLVDRGRKELPPTKQGQVLLEHARRLVSGAQQMANEISQFNGLEAGELRFGCGPAPAAGLIPRAIGAFIGRYPKARVQFQVDDWQSLSKRLLSEEFEFFVADTRQFEADPDYQTHRLRARKWHFCCRAGHPLTAFARITAEQLLSYPLAVSIRPPNLRKVIVDLSGRPDFTPNVECENGSSLLSVVLRSEAIGIVGAYSDALHLAKGELVCLKIEGLADDLEELYTRYGIVSRAGYRLSPLAEAMIEQIKAIDALDEEVCSLENFAV; encoded by the coding sequence ATGCATATCGACTTGCGCCAATTGCGTCACTTCATCGCTCTGGTTGAGCAACGCAGCTTCGTCGCCGGCGCGCAGGCGGTGAACCTGTCGCAGTCGGCGTTCAGCCGCAGCATCCAAGCACTGGAACACAGCGTCGGCTGCCAGTTGGTCGATCGTGGACGCAAGGAATTGCCGCCGACCAAACAGGGCCAGGTGCTGCTCGAACATGCGCGGCGCCTGGTCAGCGGTGCGCAGCAGATGGCTAATGAGATCAGCCAGTTCAATGGCCTCGAAGCCGGGGAATTACGCTTTGGTTGCGGGCCGGCGCCAGCCGCCGGATTGATCCCGCGCGCGATCGGCGCCTTCATTGGTCGCTACCCGAAAGCGCGGGTGCAGTTTCAGGTCGATGACTGGCAGAGCCTGAGCAAACGCCTGCTCAGCGAAGAGTTCGAATTCTTCGTCGCCGATACCAGGCAATTCGAGGCGGATCCGGATTACCAGACCCACCGCCTGCGAGCGCGCAAATGGCATTTCTGCTGCCGCGCCGGGCATCCGTTGACGGCGTTCGCACGCATCACCGCTGAGCAGTTGCTGAGTTATCCACTGGCGGTCAGCATCCGTCCGCCGAACTTGCGCAAGGTCATCGTCGACCTCAGCGGTCGTCCGGATTTCACCCCGAATGTGGAATGCGAAAACGGCTCGAGTCTGTTGAGTGTGGTGTTGCGCTCGGAGGCGATCGGAATTGTCGGCGCGTATTCCGATGCGCTGCATCTGGCCAAGGGTGAGCTGGTCTGTTTGAAGATCGAAGGCCTGGCCGATGATCTGGAGGAGCTGTACACCCGCTATGGCATTGTCAGCCGCGCCGGGTATCGGTTGTCGCCACTGGCCGAAGCGATGATCGAGCAGATCAAGGCGATTGATGCGCTGGATGAAGAGGTGTGTTCACTGGAGAATTTTGCGGTCTGA
- a CDS encoding ABC transporter substrate-binding protein — translation MNLPFKRIISLLAAPALAGFLALGAQAEELKEIRIAVPDLSAGTQHSGGGIVDVLRDQQIFEKAFAEQGIKIQWSFFKGAGPVINEAFANGQVDLAYLGDLAAIIGKSNGLDTRLLSATARGVKQYLGVVPGSGIKTLQDLKGKRVAIFRGTATQLSFDAALASQGLSEKDLKVINLDFNAAVSALAAKQIDASWGSSALSALQAKGLAELPLNTKDLGGAGSVQAVLLGNGKFVDAHPEVIAKLLKAQQQAVEWLTQDSNKDAYVQLVSGLASYPPVILAQDLKDQNLSEIFPSTLDPVFLSGLQDKVDLAAQQKLIRKPFKVSDWVAPELSAARL, via the coding sequence ATGAACCTTCCCTTCAAACGAATCATCAGCCTGCTGGCCGCCCCGGCGCTTGCAGGCTTTCTTGCGCTTGGCGCCCAAGCCGAAGAACTCAAGGAAATCCGCATCGCCGTGCCCGACCTCAGCGCCGGCACTCAACACAGCGGCGGCGGCATCGTCGATGTGCTGCGCGATCAGCAGATCTTCGAAAAGGCCTTCGCCGAGCAGGGCATCAAGATCCAGTGGAGTTTCTTCAAGGGCGCCGGGCCGGTGATCAATGAGGCGTTTGCCAATGGCCAGGTTGATCTGGCCTATCTCGGCGATCTCGCCGCGATCATCGGCAAATCCAATGGTCTGGACACGCGCCTGCTCAGCGCCACGGCGCGTGGGGTCAAGCAATACCTCGGCGTGGTGCCCGGCTCGGGAATCAAGACCCTGCAGGATCTCAAGGGCAAACGCGTGGCGATCTTTCGCGGAACGGCAACGCAACTGTCGTTCGATGCGGCGCTGGCCAGTCAGGGCCTGAGCGAGAAGGATCTGAAGGTCATCAATCTGGATTTCAACGCGGCGGTCTCGGCGCTCGCGGCCAAGCAGATCGATGCCTCGTGGGGCAGCTCCGCGCTGAGTGCCTTGCAAGCCAAAGGCCTGGCGGAATTGCCGCTCAACACCAAGGACCTTGGCGGCGCTGGCAGCGTGCAGGCGGTGTTGCTGGGTAATGGCAAGTTTGTCGACGCCCATCCTGAGGTCATTGCGAAACTGCTCAAGGCGCAGCAGCAAGCGGTCGAGTGGCTGACGCAGGACAGCAACAAGGATGCGTATGTGCAGCTGGTATCAGGGCTGGCCAGTTATCCGCCGGTGATTCTGGCTCAGGATCTGAAGGATCAGAATCTCAGCGAGATTTTCCCGTCGACACTGGATCCGGTGTTCTTGAGCGGCCTGCAGGACAAGGTCGACCTGGCGGCGCAGCAGAAGCTGATCCGCAAGCCGTTCAAGGTCAGCGATTGGGTGGCGCCAGAGCTTTCTGCAGCCAGGCTTTAG
- a CDS encoding MetQ/NlpA family ABC transporter substrate-binding protein, which yields MKKVLLFTALAAALTASFANAGEKLVVAATPVPHAEILELIKPTLAKEGVDLEIKVFTDYVQPNVQVGEKRLDANYFQTKPYLDSFNQGKYKDDKAKYLVTVQGVHVEPFGGYSSKYKTLAELPDGATIAIPNEGSNSGRALILLQKAGLIELKDPKNALATPKDIAKNPHNFKFKELESALLPRVLKEVDLDMINTNYALEAKLNPTKDALVIEGADSPYVNFLVAREDNKNSDAIQKLAKALTSPEVKAFIEKKYSGAVLPAF from the coding sequence ATGAAAAAGGTTCTGTTGTTTACCGCATTGGCGGCTGCGCTCACGGCTTCTTTCGCCAACGCTGGCGAGAAACTGGTGGTTGCCGCAACGCCGGTGCCTCACGCTGAAATCCTCGAGCTGATCAAGCCGACCCTGGCCAAAGAAGGCGTGGACCTGGAAATCAAAGTCTTCACCGACTACGTGCAGCCTAACGTACAGGTTGGCGAGAAGCGTCTGGACGCCAACTACTTCCAGACCAAGCCGTATCTGGACAGCTTCAACCAGGGTAAATACAAGGACGACAAGGCGAAGTATCTGGTGACCGTGCAGGGCGTTCACGTTGAACCGTTCGGTGGCTACTCGAGCAAGTACAAGACTCTGGCTGAGCTGCCGGACGGCGCGACCATCGCCATCCCCAACGAAGGCAGCAACAGCGGCCGCGCCCTGATCCTGCTGCAAAAGGCCGGCCTGATCGAACTGAAAGATCCGAAGAACGCTCTGGCAACGCCGAAAGACATCGCCAAGAACCCGCACAACTTCAAGTTCAAGGAACTGGAATCGGCCCTGCTGCCGCGCGTGCTGAAAGAAGTTGATCTGGACATGATCAACACCAACTACGCGCTGGAAGCCAAGCTGAACCCGACCAAGGATGCGCTGGTGATCGAAGGCGCCGACTCGCCGTACGTGAACTTCCTGGTGGCCCGTGAGGACAACAAGAACAGCGACGCGATCCAGAAACTGGCCAAGGCCCTGACCAGCCCGGAAGTCAAAGCGTTCATCGAGAAGAAGTACAGCGGCGCGGTGCTGCCGGCATTCTGA
- a CDS encoding aryl-sulfate sulfotransferase gives MLPIKSALPLLLSGAVLSSSAFAAPSVYPTGVTRYDPDRAFNQYVIFSGADKRTHLIDMNGNEVKAWAQAGFPSAIIDPQLVGGKRGHVLLQLSDKDPGKLGSAGNGLGNQSVGELDWDGKVVWQWGDKAPDGAAQQHHDQRRLSNGNTVVLANKVHKVNGFKAPEVIDDVIYEVSPDGAVKWQWLASEHLGEFGFSAEQLKLVRASDNPDYLHINNLSLVGPNKWFDAGDKRFSPDNLLIDSRNANFIAIIDKTSGKVVWRLGPNLPLINPKTAQKLPRPVDQFVGQHDAHIIPAGLPGAGNLLVFDNQGSAGYPNVTLGLISGSRVLEIDPQKNQIVWQYSAANSKQPGWAFYSSFISSARRLPNGNTLIDEGMNGRFFQVTASGENVWEYVSPYLGKAPGGDAISNWVYRALPVSYDWVPAGTPRSETAVIAPAVGVQQTNASR, from the coding sequence ATGTTGCCCATCAAAAGCGCTTTACCTCTGCTGTTATCCGGCGCAGTCCTGAGCAGCAGCGCCTTCGCCGCGCCCAGCGTGTACCCGACCGGCGTCACCCGTTATGACCCGGACAGGGCGTTCAACCAGTACGTGATCTTCAGCGGCGCCGACAAGCGGACGCACCTGATCGACATGAACGGCAACGAAGTGAAAGCCTGGGCGCAGGCCGGTTTCCCTTCAGCCATCATCGACCCGCAATTGGTCGGCGGTAAACGCGGCCACGTACTGCTGCAATTGAGTGACAAGGATCCCGGCAAGCTCGGCTCGGCAGGCAATGGCCTGGGCAATCAGAGCGTCGGCGAACTCGACTGGGACGGCAAAGTCGTCTGGCAGTGGGGCGACAAAGCGCCCGATGGCGCGGCGCAGCAGCATCACGATCAGCGTCGCTTGAGCAATGGCAACACCGTGGTGCTGGCGAACAAGGTGCACAAGGTCAACGGCTTCAAGGCGCCCGAAGTCATCGACGATGTGATCTACGAAGTCAGCCCCGACGGCGCAGTGAAATGGCAGTGGCTGGCCTCGGAACATCTGGGCGAATTCGGCTTCAGCGCCGAGCAGTTGAAACTGGTGCGCGCCAGTGACAACCCGGATTACCTGCACATCAACAATCTCAGTCTGGTTGGGCCGAACAAGTGGTTCGACGCCGGTGACAAGCGCTTCAGCCCGGACAATCTGTTGATCGATTCACGCAACGCCAACTTCATCGCCATCATCGATAAAACCAGCGGCAAAGTGGTCTGGCGGCTGGGGCCGAACCTGCCGCTGATCAATCCGAAAACCGCGCAGAAACTGCCGCGCCCGGTCGATCAGTTCGTCGGTCAGCACGACGCACACATCATCCCCGCCGGACTGCCTGGCGCCGGCAATCTGCTGGTGTTCGATAACCAGGGTTCGGCGGGCTATCCGAACGTCACCCTTGGCTTGATATCCGGTTCACGGGTGCTGGAAATCGACCCGCAGAAAAACCAGATCGTCTGGCAGTACAGCGCGGCCAATTCGAAGCAGCCAGGCTGGGCGTTCTACAGCTCGTTCATCAGCAGCGCGCGGCGTTTGCCCAACGGCAACACCTTGATCGACGAAGGCATGAACGGGCGGTTTTTCCAGGTAACCGCCAGCGGTGAAAACGTTTGGGAATACGTCAGTCCGTATCTGGGCAAAGCGCCGGGTGGGGACGCGATCAGCAATTGGGTGTACCGAGCGCTGCCGGTGAGCTACGACTGGGTGCCGGCCGGTACGCCGCGCTCGGAAACTGCAGTGATCGCGCCTGCCGTAGGCGTTCAGCAAACCAATGCCAGTCGTTAA
- a CDS encoding TauD/TfdA family dioxygenase → MSNAALAVKPVSHALEIHPVAGRIGAEIRGVHLSGELDAATVEAIQQALVEYKVLFFREQTQLDDQRQEAFAHLLGEPVAHPTVPSREGTRYLLELDGAEGQRANSWHTDVTFVDAYPKASILRSVVAPAFGGDTLWANTATAYSGLPSELRELADKLTAVHSNEYDYAGAKPDVSAEKLERYRKVFTSTVYETEHPVVRVHPISGEKSLLLGHFVKRIKGYSQADSAHLFGLLQSHVIRQENTVRWRWQAGDVAIWDNRSTQHYAIDDYGTQDRVVRRVTLKGEVPVGVSGQRSQTIKGSDIVGV, encoded by the coding sequence ATGAGTAATGCTGCACTCGCCGTAAAACCCGTTTCTCACGCGCTGGAAATTCACCCGGTAGCCGGTCGTATCGGTGCCGAAATCCGCGGCGTGCATCTGTCCGGTGAGCTGGACGCCGCCACTGTCGAAGCCATCCAGCAAGCCTTGGTCGAATACAAAGTGCTGTTCTTCCGCGAGCAGACGCAACTCGACGATCAGCGTCAGGAAGCCTTCGCCCATCTGCTTGGCGAACCGGTGGCACACCCGACCGTGCCATCGCGCGAAGGCACCCGTTACCTGCTCGAGCTGGACGGCGCCGAAGGTCAGCGCGCCAACTCCTGGCACACCGACGTGACTTTCGTCGACGCTTACCCGAAAGCCTCGATCCTGCGCTCGGTGGTCGCCCCGGCCTTCGGCGGCGATACGCTGTGGGCCAACACCGCAACGGCATACAGCGGCTTGCCGAGCGAGCTGCGTGAGCTGGCCGACAAACTGACCGCTGTGCACAGCAACGAGTACGACTACGCCGGTGCGAAGCCGGACGTCTCGGCAGAGAAGCTGGAGCGCTATCGCAAAGTCTTCACCTCGACTGTCTACGAAACCGAGCACCCGGTGGTGCGCGTGCACCCGATCAGCGGCGAGAAGAGCTTGCTGCTGGGGCATTTCGTCAAACGCATCAAAGGTTATTCACAGGCAGATTCGGCACACCTGTTTGGTTTGCTGCAGAGCCATGTGATCCGCCAGGAAAACACCGTGCGCTGGCGCTGGCAGGCTGGAGATGTGGCGATCTGGGACAACCGCTCGACGCAGCATTACGCGATTGATGATTACGGCACCCAGGATCGGGTGGTGCGCCGGGTGACGCTCAAAGGCGAAGTGCCGGTGGGGGTGAGTGGGCAGCGGAGTCAGACCATCAAAGGTTCTGATATCGTCGGCGTCTGA
- a CDS encoding amino acid ABC transporter permease, which translates to MIFDYAFILSTLPAFLKAVGVTLQVGLIAIGTSLLVALLNATILVFRTPYLQKMVGLYVELARNTPLLIQLFFVYFALPAVGIQVSGFTAAIITMTFLGGAYLTEVLRAGVDAVPQAQLESGRSIGLSHGQLLRYVILPQAGILSLPSLFANFIFLLKETTVVSAVAVPEILYTTKSYIALYYKTYEMLAVLTLICVLLFLPLSLLLSRLERRLQHGQFGS; encoded by the coding sequence ATGATTTTCGACTACGCCTTTATCCTCAGCACTCTGCCGGCCTTTCTCAAAGCCGTCGGCGTGACGCTGCAGGTCGGACTGATCGCCATCGGCACTTCGCTGCTGGTCGCGCTGCTCAACGCGACGATTCTGGTGTTTCGCACGCCATACCTGCAGAAAATGGTCGGCCTTTATGTAGAGCTGGCGCGCAACACGCCGTTGCTGATTCAGCTGTTCTTCGTCTACTTCGCGTTGCCGGCAGTGGGGATCCAGGTTTCCGGTTTCACTGCCGCAATCATCACCATGACTTTCCTTGGCGGCGCCTATCTCACCGAAGTGCTGCGCGCCGGCGTCGATGCGGTGCCCCAGGCGCAACTGGAATCCGGACGGTCGATTGGCCTGTCTCACGGCCAGTTGCTGCGCTACGTGATCCTGCCGCAGGCGGGGATCCTCAGCTTGCCGTCGCTGTTCGCCAATTTCATTTTCCTGCTCAAGGAAACCACCGTGGTCTCGGCGGTAGCGGTGCCGGAAATCCTCTACACCACCAAGAGCTATATCGCGCTCTACTACAAAACCTACGAAATGCTCGCCGTGCTGACGCTGATCTGCGTGCTGCTGTTCTTGCCGCTGTCGCTGTTGCTCAGCCGTCTTGAAAGGAGGCTCCAGCATGGCCAGTTCGGGTCTTGA
- a CDS encoding energy transducer TonB yields MGNVQTAASAGELLWRHTPSGELVDLGRPHRVPLGQLRLQRAPKGILSRRETLLLGVLALLVHGAVIYWVSQKPTPVLPVVPPEIPPMTIEFSRPAPPAPPVVAPPPPAPVVEPPAPVEEELAVKPPPPKPIAKPKPVVKPPPKPAPKAVEQPPAPAKPAAPVAAPAPPAPPAPAPVTPASANAAYLKNPAPEYPSLAQRRGWEGTVLLRVHVLASGKPGEIQIAKSSGRQQLDDAALNAVKRWSFVPAKQGDVAQDGWVSVPIDFKIH; encoded by the coding sequence ATGGGCAATGTCCAGACCGCCGCCAGCGCAGGGGAATTGCTGTGGCGGCATACGCCGAGTGGCGAACTGGTCGATCTTGGCCGGCCGCACCGGGTGCCGTTGGGGCAGTTGCGTTTGCAGCGAGCGCCCAAGGGTATTTTGAGTCGGCGCGAAACCCTTCTGCTCGGTGTGCTCGCGCTGTTGGTGCATGGCGCGGTGATTTACTGGGTCAGCCAGAAACCGACGCCGGTGCTGCCGGTAGTGCCGCCAGAAATTCCGCCGATGACCATCGAGTTTTCGCGTCCGGCTCCGCCAGCGCCGCCGGTTGTTGCGCCGCCACCACCGGCACCGGTGGTCGAACCGCCAGCGCCGGTGGAAGAGGAATTGGCGGTAAAACCGCCGCCGCCCAAGCCGATCGCCAAACCCAAACCAGTGGTGAAACCGCCGCCCAAACCGGCGCCGAAGGCAGTAGAGCAACCGCCTGCGCCAGCGAAACCGGCAGCCCCGGTCGCCGCGCCAGCGCCTCCTGCGCCACCAGCACCGGCGCCCGTTACGCCGGCTTCAGCCAACGCTGCGTATCTGAAAAACCCGGCTCCGGAATATCCGTCGCTGGCTCAGCGTCGCGGTTGGGAAGGCACGGTGTTGTTGCGCGTGCATGTGTTGGCCAGCGGCAAACCGGGCGAGATTCAGATTGCCAAAAGCAGTGGCCGCCAGCAGCTCGACGACGCCGCGCTCAACGCTGTGAAGCGCTGGAGCTTCGTCCCGGCCAAGCAGGGTGATGTCGCCCAGGACGGCTGGGTCAGCGTGCCTATCGATTTCAAGATTCATTAA
- a CDS encoding biopolymer transporter ExbD — MAFSTQDTDEVLSEINVTPLVDVMLVLLVVFIVTAPLLTNAIPINLPKTEAVAPVEQKDPLVVSIDGAGKLFINKDEIQPDLLEFNLKSAKAKDPEVRVQLQADDGVNYGEVARAMASIERAGITKLSVITAR, encoded by the coding sequence ATGGCCTTCTCCACGCAAGACACGGATGAGGTGCTCAGCGAGATCAACGTGACGCCGCTGGTGGATGTGATGCTGGTGCTGCTGGTGGTGTTTATCGTCACCGCGCCGCTGCTGACCAACGCGATCCCGATCAACCTGCCGAAGACCGAAGCGGTGGCACCGGTCGAGCAGAAGGATCCGCTGGTGGTGAGCATCGACGGCGCCGGCAAGCTGTTTATCAACAAGGACGAGATTCAGCCCGACTTACTCGAATTCAACCTCAAGTCGGCCAAAGCCAAGGACCCGGAGGTGCGCGTGCAATTGCAGGCCGATGATGGGGTGAATTACGGCGAAGTGGCGCGAGCCATGGCGTCGATCGAACGGGCAGGGATTACCAAATTGTCGGTGATCACCGCGCGCTGA
- a CDS encoding LysR family transcriptional regulator, whose amino-acid sequence MDLRQLRYFIALNEHRSFVRAADAMGITQPAFSRSIQGLEQEFGCVLVDRGNKDLRPTPEGQVVLQHALSLVQGAALLSAEVTQMAKLDAGEVHFGCGPAPAVKLVPDAVAQFINAHPKVRTCFQVDNWEKLSRALSREEIEFFIADIRHFESDPNFQTQPLTPKRGVFFCRPGHPLLAKESLSTNDMFDYPLAATLIPPGIRKLLANLSGRIDFSPTIETEHFPALVKVVLQSNAIGVGTEEAFVEDVAKGSLVLLHWRNLPQNLESMNARCGIVSRTGFRLSPAARAMIETLVAVDRQDVSVAV is encoded by the coding sequence ATGGATCTTCGCCAGTTGCGCTACTTCATCGCCCTCAACGAACACCGAAGTTTTGTCCGTGCGGCCGACGCCATGGGCATCACTCAACCGGCGTTCAGCCGCAGTATTCAGGGGCTGGAGCAGGAGTTCGGTTGCGTGTTGGTTGATCGCGGCAACAAGGATCTGCGCCCGACGCCCGAGGGCCAAGTGGTGCTGCAACATGCCTTGAGCCTGGTGCAGGGCGCAGCGTTGCTCAGCGCTGAAGTGACGCAAATGGCCAAGCTCGACGCCGGCGAAGTGCACTTCGGCTGCGGGCCGGCGCCGGCGGTGAAACTGGTGCCGGACGCGGTGGCGCAATTCATCAATGCGCACCCGAAAGTGCGCACCTGTTTCCAGGTGGATAACTGGGAAAAACTCAGCCGCGCGCTGAGCCGCGAAGAGATCGAATTCTTCATCGCCGACATCCGCCATTTCGAGTCCGATCCGAATTTCCAGACGCAACCGCTGACGCCCAAGCGCGGGGTATTTTTCTGCCGGCCAGGGCATCCGTTGCTGGCCAAGGAAAGCCTGTCGACCAACGACATGTTCGACTACCCGCTGGCCGCCACACTGATCCCGCCGGGCATTCGCAAGCTGCTGGCGAACCTCAGCGGGCGCATCGATTTTTCGCCGACCATCGAGACCGAGCACTTTCCGGCGCTGGTCAAAGTGGTGCTGCAATCCAACGCGATCGGCGTCGGCACGGAGGAAGCGTTTGTCGAGGATGTCGCCAAGGGTTCGCTGGTGCTGTTGCACTGGCGCAACCTGCCGCAGAACCTCGAAAGCATGAACGCCCGCTGCGGCATCGTCAGCCGCACCGGATTCCGGTTGTCGCCGGCGGCGAGGGCAATGATCGAGACGTTGGTCGCGGTGGATCGGCAGGACGTCAGCGTCGCCGTCTGA
- a CDS encoding MotA/TolQ/ExbB proton channel family protein: MTLLASPLESIESAVIWLLVVFSVATWGLALLKAVQFGRLKAQDRRFHKRFWAASSLDAAAELSETQPGAAARVAQAGYAAIQVGEAPQANDLSQAINHQDRLERALRQQIVRERRSLETGLAVVASIGSTSPFIGLFGTVWGIMEALKGISAAGSASLETVAGPIGAALVATGVGIAVAVPAVLVYNYFLRRLKLTAADLDDFAHDFYSLAQKSAFRVLIHPTAHKVATSGNAAKVKEAS, translated from the coding sequence ATGACGTTACTGGCATCTCCACTGGAATCCATCGAAAGCGCGGTGATCTGGCTGCTGGTGGTTTTTTCCGTCGCCACCTGGGGCCTGGCGTTGCTCAAGGCTGTGCAGTTCGGTCGTTTGAAGGCGCAGGATCGGCGCTTTCATAAACGCTTCTGGGCGGCGTCGAGCCTGGATGCCGCCGCCGAGTTGAGCGAAACCCAGCCCGGCGCCGCAGCGCGGGTGGCGCAGGCCGGTTACGCGGCGATCCAGGTGGGCGAGGCGCCGCAGGCAAATGACCTGAGCCAGGCGATCAACCATCAGGATCGCCTCGAGCGTGCCTTGCGCCAGCAGATCGTGCGCGAGCGCCGTTCGCTGGAAACCGGTCTGGCGGTGGTCGCGAGTATTGGCAGCACCTCGCCGTTCATTGGTTTGTTCGGCACGGTGTGGGGAATCATGGAGGCCTTGAAAGGCATCAGCGCCGCCGGTTCGGCGAGCCTGGAAACGGTGGCCGGGCCGATCGGTGCGGCACTGGTCGCGACTGGCGTGGGGATCGCCGTCGCGGTGCCGGCGGTGCTGGTTTACAACTACTTTCTGCGTCGTCTGAAATTGACCGCGGCGGATCTCGATGACTTCGCCCACGACTTCTACAGCCTGGCGCAGAAGAGCGCGTTCCGCGTGCTGATCCACCCGACCGCACACAAGGTGGCAACGTCGGGCAACGCGGCAAAAGTGAAGGAGGCGTCCTGA